In Opitutus sp., one genomic interval encodes:
- a CDS encoding ABC transporter permease → MPPSLLIALRFLGARKRAMLMSLTGIVFGVAFFVITQAQTAGFEAYFIKTILGVNGMVRIEDRIQSTRAITATEGSSFSIAVEGSVKYIPGIQHPKVVIDALNGFAEVTAASPVIRGNATLIANFREYDTKPYGIELDTFLNVSDLDTQIIDGSIKAFGESPYALIAGSRIARRMNLQVGDSVLLDGPGEPQRYRVAAIFETGIDQVDRERVYLHLSAIRTLLNKPTGASFIQINLLDPSLAPALAPRIEQAVSHSTMAWQEREKTWLQVFSVLRISSALTISTIIFISGLGMFNTLVMIVVDKTREIAILRSMGYTRADISRIFMLQGGIVVVVGVVLGCAAAALGTYTLSHIPIRIRGIFASDHFVVLWDPWHYVAAAVIATIVVLIASYFPSRRAARLEPGAVIRGSSS, encoded by the coding sequence ATGCCTCCTTCCCTGCTCATTGCGCTCCGCTTCCTTGGCGCCCGCAAGCGCGCCATGCTCATGAGCCTGACGGGCATCGTTTTCGGGGTGGCTTTTTTTGTCATCACCCAGGCCCAGACCGCCGGCTTCGAGGCCTATTTTATCAAAACCATCCTCGGGGTAAACGGGATGGTTCGCATTGAAGACCGCATTCAGTCGACCCGTGCGATTACTGCAACCGAGGGCAGCAGCTTCTCCATCGCAGTGGAGGGCTCGGTTAAGTATATCCCAGGCATTCAGCACCCTAAGGTTGTCATCGACGCGCTCAATGGCTTCGCCGAGGTCACGGCGGCCTCGCCCGTCATTCGGGGCAATGCCACGCTCATCGCTAATTTCCGCGAATACGACACCAAGCCCTACGGTATCGAACTCGATACCTTCCTTAATGTATCCGACCTCGACACTCAGATTATTGACGGCTCGATCAAAGCCTTTGGCGAAAGCCCCTACGCCCTGATCGCTGGATCGCGAATAGCCAGGCGGATGAATTTGCAAGTGGGGGATTCCGTTTTGCTCGATGGGCCGGGCGAACCGCAACGTTACCGCGTCGCCGCCATTTTTGAAACGGGTATCGATCAAGTGGATCGCGAACGCGTCTACCTGCACCTTTCCGCTATTCGTACCCTGCTCAACAAGCCTACGGGTGCCTCGTTCATCCAAATCAACCTGCTCGATCCCTCGCTCGCCCCTGCGCTCGCCCCCCGCATTGAGCAGGCTGTTTCGCACTCCACCATGGCGTGGCAGGAACGCGAGAAAACCTGGCTGCAGGTTTTTAGCGTGCTGCGTATTTCCTCCGCCCTGACCATCTCGACCATCATTTTTATCTCCGGCTTGGGCATGTTTAACACCTTGGTGATGATCGTCGTCGATAAGACCCGCGAAATCGCCATCCTGCGTTCAATGGGCTACACGCGGGCCGACATCAGCCGTATTTTTATGCTGCAAGGCGGTATTGTCGTGGTGGTCGGGGTGGTGCTCGGGTGCGCGGCCGCCGCCTTGGGGACTTACACTCTTTCGCATATCCCGATTCGCATCCGCGGGATTTTCGCCAGCGACCACTTCGTCGTCTTGTGGGATCCGTGGCACTACGTGGCGGCCGCAGTCATCGCCACAATCGTGGTGTTAATTGCCAGTTATTTCCCATCTCGCCGCGCCGCTCGTCTGGAGCCGGGCGCGGTCATCCGGGGGAGTTCCTCATGA
- a CDS encoding efflux RND transporter periplasmic adaptor subunit encodes MKFRPKSLLVFATIVGAVIVGGLFFGGRPEVAVATITRDRALDAVPAAVKVDPEFQVTISSDVAGLVRKSNLKIGQVVSEGDLLFEIDSSKYELTLSQLLLALENSRQQFALDLDQRTAIERRKEDLANFAARTKAGEYPELELKRRQDELAMFIEKQSKDHLERDLKLGGLEHTIKLLRRDIADCHVKAPTSGTVTELFAQPGEVVAVRAPLVRMFSKAIQVEARINEEDFSGIRIGLDASVRFLAYGPELYPAKVVKVLPNADPLNQQYRAYLDVDIPTDRLIPGLSGEASIIRNRREGALIAPRSALKDGAVFVVENGVAYRRPVTVGFRSLSAVEILDGVPENAQVALTQLESLRDGMRVQVSR; translated from the coding sequence ATGAAGTTCAGGCCTAAATCACTACTTGTGTTCGCAACTATTGTGGGCGCCGTGATCGTCGGTGGTTTGTTCTTTGGGGGGCGTCCGGAGGTGGCTGTCGCCACAATAACGCGTGATAGGGCACTCGATGCCGTGCCCGCCGCAGTCAAAGTGGATCCAGAGTTTCAAGTGACGATCTCAAGTGATGTCGCCGGTCTTGTGCGCAAATCGAACTTGAAAATTGGCCAAGTGGTGAGTGAGGGCGATCTGCTGTTCGAAATCGACAGCTCCAAGTATGAACTCACGCTTTCACAGCTGCTGCTCGCTTTAGAGAATTCCCGCCAACAATTTGCGCTAGATCTTGATCAGCGCACTGCCATTGAGCGTCGCAAGGAGGATCTGGCCAACTTTGCTGCTCGTACTAAGGCGGGTGAATACCCCGAACTCGAGCTCAAGCGCCGTCAAGATGAGCTTGCCATGTTCATTGAAAAACAGAGCAAGGACCACCTTGAGCGGGACCTTAAACTCGGTGGTCTGGAACACACCATTAAGCTTCTCCGTCGGGATATCGCGGATTGCCACGTCAAGGCCCCGACCTCGGGAACGGTGACCGAGCTGTTTGCGCAGCCCGGTGAGGTGGTTGCGGTGCGCGCTCCGTTGGTTCGCATGTTTAGTAAGGCGATTCAGGTCGAAGCCCGCATCAATGAGGAGGACTTTTCCGGTATCCGTATCGGTTTGGATGCATCGGTGCGCTTCCTAGCTTACGGGCCTGAGCTTTATCCGGCCAAGGTGGTCAAAGTTCTGCCCAATGCCGATCCGCTCAATCAGCAATACCGCGCTTACCTGGACGTGGATATCCCCACCGACCGCCTTATTCCGGGCTTAAGTGGTGAGGCCAGTATCATTCGCAACCGTCGTGAGGGTGCGTTGATTGCGCCGCGTTCCGCGCTGAAGGATGGGGCGGTTTTTGTGGTCGAAAATGGCGTGGCGTACCGTCGCCCCGTTACGGTGGGTTTTCGAAGCCTGAGTGCGGTGGAGATCCTTGATGGGGTGCCGGAAAACGCGCAGGTGGCGTTGACACAACTCGAGTCGCTCCGCGACGGCATGCGCGTTCAGGTCAGCCGCTAA
- a CDS encoding TolC family protein, producing the protein MHYPRRLLGLALLSLGSLSAAPIQYPEAEIPELNSLLEKARENAPALVAQSLAQKESVARLEAAEGKYYPRVDVGFNSGITKTMYMTGDTPAKQNMGLGFNASITRPLYNWGALDAAIEQARLDFKNEELQRVFILRQMKRTLRADYLTLLVNQESLVTLRLRRQQIQDGITRTQTDKEQGTASDIAIEQANLDLSQSLVDIDLVEAQQRRILVNFKLNLGWDAPLALNVPVPNPDAAAVIAWADQNQSLRDDAWLQDSSEVMRRQNFVARERLELIKVKAAQRPNFNFTAATWQSQTNTSSADSVQTLSYFVGVSMAWNVFDGSSNSAKKREVLLRQRRLDAQLVAFRDELRLQCATVVAMIGFSARQLQIDQRRAELATQKFAVQERDAKEGRISQQELRSKQVVHNEAQQTVSRTRVRLLLAINDYLDLTLPAAVNL; encoded by the coding sequence ATGCATTATCCACGTCGTCTGCTTGGCCTTGCGTTGCTGTCCCTCGGCTCTTTGTCGGCCGCTCCCATTCAATATCCGGAGGCCGAAATCCCCGAGCTTAATAGCTTGCTGGAAAAGGCGCGTGAAAATGCTCCCGCGTTAGTGGCCCAAAGCCTTGCGCAAAAGGAGTCGGTTGCGCGGCTGGAAGCGGCGGAGGGTAAATACTATCCGCGTGTGGATGTCGGGTTTAACTCAGGTATCACCAAGACAATGTACATGACGGGAGACACCCCGGCGAAGCAGAATATGGGCCTTGGGTTTAACGCGTCCATCACTCGACCGCTTTATAATTGGGGTGCCCTCGACGCCGCCATCGAGCAGGCGCGGCTGGACTTTAAAAACGAGGAACTCCAACGCGTTTTTATCCTGCGGCAAATGAAGCGGACGCTGCGGGCTGATTATTTAACTCTGTTGGTCAATCAGGAGTCATTGGTCACCTTGCGCCTCCGTCGGCAACAGATTCAAGACGGTATCACTCGGACTCAGACCGACAAGGAACAGGGCACGGCTTCCGACATTGCCATTGAGCAGGCCAACCTCGATCTAAGTCAGAGTTTGGTCGATATTGACTTAGTTGAAGCCCAGCAGCGGCGCATTTTAGTCAATTTTAAGCTTAATCTAGGATGGGATGCCCCACTCGCGTTAAACGTGCCGGTCCCCAACCCGGACGCGGCGGCTGTGATTGCATGGGCGGATCAAAATCAATCGTTGCGCGATGATGCCTGGCTACAGGATAGCTCCGAGGTGATGCGTCGGCAGAATTTTGTCGCACGGGAACGGCTGGAGTTGATCAAGGTCAAGGCGGCCCAGCGGCCCAATTTTAATTTCACTGCCGCCACGTGGCAGTCTCAGACGAACACATCGAGCGCGGACAGCGTGCAGACTCTTTCTTATTTTGTTGGTGTGAGCATGGCATGGAACGTGTTTGACGGCTCATCCAATTCAGCGAAAAAACGCGAAGTCCTCTTGCGTCAGCGTCGGTTGGATGCGCAGCTGGTCGCCTTTCGCGATGAACTGCGTCTTCAGTGTGCCACGGTGGTAGCGATGATCGGTTTTTCCGCTCGTCAGCTGCAGATTGATCAGCGGCGTGCCGAACTCGCCACGCAGAAATTCGCGGTGCAGGAGCGAGATGCTAAGGAGGGACGAATCTCGCAGCAGGAACTCCGTAGTAAGCAGGTGGTTCATAACGAAGCCCAGCAGACTGTTTCGCGCACACGCGTGCGATTGTTGTTGGCGATTAACGACTACCTTGATCTGACGCTACCAGCTGCGGTTAATTTGTGA
- the dgt gene encoding dNTP triphosphohydrolase, whose translation MSFRFDWIRLLSDQRPPISPADGGGVGVRPEPSKPMAEGSRSRFEQDYDRIIFSAPFRRLAGKTQVHPFASVDHVHNRLTHTLEVASVGRSLATKVAQFLSARGELPPNRTAADLAYIVQAACLAHDMGNPPFGHAGEYAIRGWAGEHLEAVFPAPREPALDAVLNDWRWFEGNAQSFRLVVRSDQNERDYFRFTYASLGAMIKYPWVADDARVPAKGKHNAFSSERAAFLQMAEGLGLRRADGTVARHPLSFLSEVADDICYRISDFEDAVEMRILSESHVRQIFAQIVGRDPGGRLSALRAAAIGTLIDAAAGAFFEHYEAIMTGARADDLRAAFPGNIREAMATIKQGYDEAIFGHRTKVATELGAHNILGQILAVHSRAVRDLAGGYEKLSFVHKRCLELAWEKDYVVANQGRGSAWWLGRVMDHVAGMTDAYATQVAREISGG comes from the coding sequence ATGTCATTTCGCTTCGATTGGATTCGTTTGCTCTCGGATCAGCGCCCGCCGATTTCACCTGCGGACGGCGGCGGTGTCGGCGTCCGGCCTGAACCCTCCAAGCCCATGGCGGAGGGTTCACGCAGTCGCTTTGAGCAAGACTATGATCGGATTATTTTTTCGGCCCCCTTTCGGCGTTTGGCGGGCAAGACCCAGGTGCATCCGTTTGCCTCCGTCGATCACGTGCACAACCGGCTTACGCACACGCTTGAGGTGGCGAGCGTGGGGCGTTCTTTGGCGACCAAGGTTGCCCAGTTTCTGAGCGCGCGCGGTGAACTTCCGCCCAACCGCACGGCGGCGGATCTCGCCTACATTGTCCAGGCGGCCTGCCTCGCCCACGACATGGGAAATCCGCCGTTCGGCCACGCCGGCGAGTACGCGATTCGGGGCTGGGCGGGCGAACACCTTGAGGCGGTTTTTCCGGCGCCGCGCGAGCCCGCGCTCGATGCTGTGCTCAACGACTGGCGCTGGTTTGAGGGCAATGCTCAAAGCTTCCGCCTCGTCGTGCGCAGCGACCAGAATGAGCGCGACTACTTCCGGTTCACTTACGCCTCGCTGGGCGCGATGATCAAATACCCGTGGGTGGCCGACGATGCGCGGGTTCCCGCCAAGGGGAAACACAACGCGTTCTCCTCGGAGAGAGCCGCGTTTTTGCAGATGGCCGAGGGGTTGGGGCTGCGTCGGGCCGACGGCACGGTTGCGCGGCATCCGCTGTCGTTTCTTTCCGAGGTGGCGGACGACATTTGTTACCGCATTTCGGATTTCGAGGATGCGGTGGAGATGCGTATTTTGAGTGAAAGCCACGTGCGGCAGATTTTCGCGCAGATCGTCGGCCGCGACCCTGGCGGGCGGCTGTCGGCGTTGCGCGCGGCGGCGATCGGCACGCTGATCGACGCGGCGGCGGGCGCCTTTTTTGAGCATTACGAGGCGATCATGACGGGCGCGCGCGCCGACGATCTGCGGGCCGCTTTCCCCGGAAACATTCGCGAGGCCATGGCGACGATTAAACAGGGTTATGATGAGGCGATTTTCGGCCACCGCACCAAGGTGGCGACGGAGCTGGGCGCGCATAATATCCTAGGGCAGATTCTCGCCGTGCACAGCCGTGCGGTGCGCGATCTGGCTGGCGGCTACGAGAAGCTGAGTTTTGTTCATAAACGCTGCCTCGAACTGGCGTGGGAAAAAGACTACGTGGTGGCGAATCAGGGCCGAGGAAGCGCATGGTGGCTGGGTCGGGTGATGGACCATGTGGCCGGCATGACCGACGCCTACGCTACCCAAGTGGCGCGCGAAATCTCCGGCGGCTGA
- a CDS encoding dienelactone hydrolase family protein: MKYNPSRVASTPLAGPDEALHQPVQIQINEIMLAGELTLIPDSKGIVLFAHGSGSSQHSPRNQLVAGVLQASGTSTLLFDLLTAAEEEADEHDGHLRFDINLLAQRLIAATRWLDQQPSTRRLGIGYFGASTGGAAALLAAAQLGWEIDAVVCRGARPDLAGRALPRVTAPTLLIVGGRDNIVRELNRDALDQLRCKKQIIVVPGATHLFEEQGALEEVAALSAGWFRQYLQPR; this comes from the coding sequence ATGAAATACAACCCCAGCCGCGTCGCCTCCACCCCACTCGCAGGGCCAGATGAAGCCCTCCATCAGCCGGTCCAGATTCAGATCAATGAAATCATGCTGGCCGGCGAACTCACCCTCATTCCCGACTCCAAAGGCATCGTCCTGTTCGCCCACGGCAGCGGCAGCAGCCAGCACAGTCCGCGCAACCAGCTGGTCGCCGGAGTGCTGCAGGCCTCGGGCACAAGCACGCTGTTATTCGACCTGCTCACCGCCGCCGAAGAAGAGGCCGACGAACACGACGGCCACCTGCGCTTCGACATCAACCTACTGGCCCAACGCCTGATCGCCGCCACCCGTTGGCTAGACCAGCAACCGAGTACCCGCCGCCTCGGCATAGGCTATTTTGGCGCCAGCACGGGCGGAGCCGCCGCATTGCTGGCAGCAGCACAACTCGGATGGGAGATAGACGCGGTTGTCTGTCGCGGAGCTCGGCCTGACTTGGCTGGGCGAGCCCTGCCGCGCGTGACCGCCCCCACCCTGCTGATCGTCGGTGGGCGCGACAACATCGTGAGGGAACTCAACCGCGATGCCCTCGACCAGTTACGGTGCAAAAAACAAATCATCGTCGTACCTGGAGCCACCCACCTGTTCGAAGAGCAGGGTGCGCTGGAAGAAGTCGCCGCACTCTCCGCTGGTTGGTTCCGTCAATATCTGCAGCCACGCTAA